The sequence below is a genomic window from Cryptococcus neoformans var. neoformans B-3501A chromosome 8, whole genome shotgun sequence.
TCTGTGAGATGTAAGCGGTGGGATAGAgtgaggaaaaagagtgTTACATACGGATGATGGGTCGTCTAACTGTCTTTTTATTCGTTGAATGTGTTCGTCAACGTTAACAGAGTTATCTAGAGTTGGAAAGGGACATGAACACGCAGATTTGAGATATCAAGAGATATGAAGCTTACTGTCACGGTAATCATGCTCTTTAAGAGCAGTGATAAGTATCTCTTCTATGGGCAGCATTGTTTCCACTGTTGATACTGTGAGAGTAGTTAAGATGTAGATTAGATAGAGGTAATTTATGAGTCAGGTCAGTAGAGCAATTCAAGCGTCTCGTAATAATATTATGACGTCTTCAGTTTTTATCAATGCAAGTGCAGAACTAGAAGAATAGAGGAGCTGAAGGGGAGCGAGGATTTGAAGCGATGTCGTTTACACAAGATACCACAAGAGCGGTATATGCATGGGTGCACTGGGAAGGAAATGCAGACTATTACAGAGCCTCGGTGCTTGATCAAAAataagaaggaaaaaacACGACGACTTTTGAAAACTGAGCGAATAAGTTAACTCGTTAACCGGCGAGATCCGCGTCAGAGAatcttgttgttgacatgACATCAGACCACTGCGGCTTCCTTCGAGACTCTCTTGACGTTAACATACACGATTTGTGGATATGGTCTCCAATCTAAAGTATAAAGTGGTAGTAATAGGTATCGGGTAAGTGCCATGCTCCACAAATCAGTCACGACCTGACACAAAGTAGAGGAGCAAGCTGCTCTGGCAAGACCTTGCTTGCCAAGCACATCCGCCGAGCGCTACCTACAGACGCTGCTATCATCCATCAGGACGACCTTTGTCCTGTAAGTCACAACTTCATGCAGCTCCAACTAATAATATGTGTTAGCCTGCAGAGGAAGTCCCATATTCGAAACAATACCCAGATCTCCAAGACTGGGATGATCCCGAAACTTGCATCTTATGGTCCGAATTCCGCGCTTTGCTTCGACAAGTGCGCGAAACGGGTCATGTAGGGGACCATGATACACACGACCATCTCAATAAGGAGAATAAGATTGAAGTGAATGAGCAGATCTTTGAGCGATGGCAGCGGAGATTTGAGGAGTTGACAAAACAGCAGAGGGAGCAAGGTGTGGAGTTGATTTGGGTCATTGTGGATGGTTTCGTGCTGTATTATGACAAGGTAAGTGGTGGATATGAAATAGGATTGTGCTCATGAGTTAGGATGTTGTGGATATGCTGGATATCCGTATCTTCCTTCGCGTCCCCCACGATGTCCTTAAAGACCGAAGAGAGGAACGCCAAGTCTACGTCCTTCAACGTGAGCTACTTTCCGTCTGGCGAAAGAAGCGACTAATGTCAGCTAGATCCTGACGATGCTGCAGAAGGAGGGGTCTGGATTGACCCGCCGGAATATTTCAACAAGATTGTTTGGCCGGGGTATCTCAAGGCACATGCGCATGTATTTGAGGATCCTGCGGTCGGGGAGCTGAAGCAGGAATGGGGGCCAAAGGGGAGGGATTTACATGTCATTAGACCaggagagggggaggaagggatgacCGAGGCCTTTGACAAGAGTTGTGAGGCAATTGTGGATGGTGtaaagaaaggaagagggatatACCTCGCTTAATATTCATCCTCTGACGCATAATATTGTAGACCATCGTGATGTATAGATTTTTTCAATCTGTTCAGCCTTAAATTCCCCTATATCTAGCTTTATGAACTCTGGCTGATTATCTCCAAGCAATCCCAGCTGTCCGAACGAATCTTGCTGTCAGCTTCGGTCAGAGATATTTGACTTACTTGATCCTTGAACGTATATATTGTTCTCTGTGACGACTATCACAAAATCTGGGCCTACCCCAGCCAATcgcacttcttcttcgttggGGACTTTGATCATCTCTGGATCAGAGTTGTAAGCTAAAAGATACGCATCACCTCCTTCAGTCAGAGCTAGAAAACGGTTGGCCGATCCGGTCACGAGCTTCGTCACTCCCAATCCTTCAAGATCTTCTACGAGCTTGACCGTGACGGGATCTTTGCAAGTCTGGCGAAGGCCAGGGGGAAGAGCGCGGGCATCTATCACCTCGAATAGGTGTGACATTGCCCCTTGAGCAAGGATGTACACTTGTGATTCTGTAGCAAAGAGTTTGAGAGGAGTTTtctgatggagaagagaatgtTCGAGGGGGCCAAAAGGGTTCTCATGGTCCAGCAAGTTTTGCAGAGACTCAAAATAATAAACACCATCTTGCCCTATTGATATGTTAGCGGCATTTCGGTAATGGTCTCAAAGACCTGTAGCACCTACATCTATACCCATATGTAGCGCCTAATTCCGTAACCACGACATCATTCCAAACCTTGACCGATTTTTGTCCCTCTTGATTGACAACGTGGCCGTCTACTTGCAGAAAAGCAAGAGGCCTGGCATACCCAATGATTCGAGTGTATTGTTTTCCATCGAACTCTAGCTTTTTAGGTTCATCTCTGGATACCAATGGGTCCAGTCCCCATCCATACCATTCCCAGGCCGAATCTTTTGCAGATCAGTACAAATGGAATCTCTGTAGCTCGTGTATCTTACTCTGAGCTATGGTGCATGCGTAGGAGTGCCAGACAACCTCTTGCCAGCCTTGTAAACAGTCCGTGATGTCTTTTGGTTCCTTGAGGACAAGAGATCCACGGTAGTCTAGCTGTCGACAAAGGTTGTTGCCAAAAGCCAAGTACCGACGAGTCGCAATTCCATTGCGGCGATCATTAGACATCAGTGAGGAAATGGATTGATACAATGGTGGTCGTTATGCAGCTGTTTCCACAAAAATGCAGTTGGTGTCTAAGAATGAGCAATCGTATCTTTCTGTCAGTACACGTACAGACCGACTTTGTTAGATCGAGACAGCAGGCCACAACAACTCTTTATGTGCTGGTATAGTAGCACCGAGACAAAAAATAAGAGCAAGATACGACGTCTCCAGACTCTGTCACTGTCAGCATTAGTCACACTGCAATATCTGCTGCGTGGCTGTATAGCGTTCTGGCGAGACAAAGGTGAGTTAACTCAGCTTAATACACAAAAAGTGGAGTACACTCACCGCTGATgactgctgctggttgTTGCTTTTGTTGATAAAAATGTCCGCGACGATCGCTTTGGTAGAGAAAGGCCGCAGGCACGGGATTAATTTATTTCTTGGCTTTCGACGAGATCTTCTTCGATTATGGCGGTGCAGCAATAATTAAGGTTGCCTTGCttgtttgtttttcttttctttctcttgcgATGAGCTGGCGAGCACAAAATACTTCTCTCCAGCATGCATCCGAGGATGGTTTTTGGTCTTAAAAGTATGCATGCATGGGTGTCCAGATCTGTTGGCGACGCAGTGATTGAGCGATCTTGACGCGTCATGGTTACTACTATATCTTTTGCGGCCGGGGGGCGCCGGTGTGAACCTGCCGCCGCAGCAGTAGAGGAGACGATTTTCCGGAATGCGTGTCCAGGAAACTGGAAACAGGGGAACATGTCTGAGGcgtttttcttttccaattATACGCATAGAATTATTCCCAACTAACTGTACAGATCtctattctctcttccctccctccttgcctcctcttccgatTTACCACCGCTCGCCTACCCCGTCCTCGccgaaaagaaaaaaagtcCGCATTCGACACATCTCGCCCTGTCAAGCGTGTAGACGCGCTAGATATAACATCGCACCTCGCTGGCCAAGTGCCAGCGGCTGGCATTCTTTTTGTACATAACGTCTACAGATTAATATAATGACAGTTACCGGCTCCACCTCAGCAGAAGTAGCTGCTTCGTCTTACGTACCACCTTACAAGGCAACAACATCGTACGCTCAAAGTCCTGAGGTAACAGGTTCTGTAACCAGCGCGCTACCAGTAAGTTCCTAACGATACGAACAAGATGTTGATTGATTAGGCGGACCCCACTGTATCATCTGGGATATCAGGAGCGGACTATGCGGCCTCGTATCTGGATGCTCATATGATGAGGTATGTTGATCAATCATAAACTGAGACTCTGGCTGATTTCGGTGGTCGCAGCTGGCCATCGTACCGGTACGCCTACCTGTTCTGGATCATATTGGCAGGCCTTGCAGCCATCTATGCTCTTTCACATCATCTACGATTATCAGCAGGTTCCCTCGGCGCGGGGTATTCCAAATGGGGTATGCGACGGAAAGCTTTAGGCACGAAAGACGGGCGGAGAGGAACAGTTTTGCCAAGCAATAACACTATGCTGTCAATCGCCTTTCTCATTATCCTTTCTGTGGTTCTCTGCCTGGTCGGCTACGACTACATAAACCCTTCTTCGACAATACTCAACTTTGCGTCATATCGAAAGCGAGCATTTGTGCCCTACGGCATTAGCAAGGCCTTTTGGACGTCGGGGAATCGATTTGGATATATGGCGTTTGCGATGACACCTCTCGTAGTTCTTTTCGCCCTCAAAGCGCCCCCATTCGCCTTTTTATCCCTTCGTCCATTTACACATCTGTACTCTGATAAGCTCGCATTGTTTCATCGTGCCGCCGCTTGGTTGGTCTGGGCATTTACCACTGTTCACACAATCTTGTGGACTATCCAACTGTTCAAAGACAAGCGTAATGGTAGGGCTGTGTGGTTCACTATCTGGAATAGCTACCATTTCATCTTTGGTTGCATTGCCTATGGGTTGATGACGGCGGTGATGGTGCTTAGTTTAAAGCCTGTCCGAAAACATGGTTTTGAAGTGAGTCGTAATCTAATCATAGTGGCGCTGACCCCTTAGTTCTTCTACATTGCCCACGTGGTACTCGTCTTTTTAACCATCGTTTGTTCCATTATCCATCATCCAGTGCTCTGGTTCTGGATGGCAGGAGCTCTCATTCTCTGGGGATGTGAGAGAAGTGTACGTCTCATCCGAATGACTAGGATCAATGGAATCTTCGGCAAGAACAAGTACAGTGCTCTCGTTGCTGGAAGATCATATGACCAATACTCCCACCGTAAGCAAGACTTCAAGCAGGGCGACCCATACTCGACGCCTCAGCGCGACTTTGGTAATCCCTACACCGATAAAACACCTCCTAAACCTTTAGCTATGGGTCATTTACCAAGCGGAGATCTGAGCGACTTTGGTGGTACTAGAGGCCAGAATGGTTACGACGAGGGTTCGTTTCAACCCCTCGGTTCATACGATGCTCGTCACAGTGACAGCGACCCAGCCGCTGTCTCTCCTCCCTATCATGAGAGGGTACAATCGGTTGCTCATAGTATCCCGCCCGGTCTGCCTGCCTATATGCCCACAACCATCCCTATCGGTCATGCCCAAGCgcaacttcttccttccagaACTATCCGCTTAACGATTCGAGTGGCCAGACCATTCCGTTGGTCTCCCGGACAAAGCGTTTTGCTTTATCTTCCCGAGCTATCCTGGTTCCAGTCGCATCCCTTTACGATTCTCAATAACGACCCCAACGAAATCATGTTACTTGTCAAGGCACGAAAAGGTCTCACGAGGCGTTTGTTTAATTACGTCCGACAGCGTTCTCTGGCTGCTGTTGGTATCAATAGCGTCAAGGATAAACGCATCTCCCTTGCTTCCATGCGTACCAGTAATGGCGAAAATAATCTATACGTACCACCGATTTTTTTGAAAGCCTGGGTGGACGGTCCTATGGGTTCGTCGGAACGGGTAAGGTGGAAGGATCATTCAACAGTTGTTGTAGTATGTGGTGGATCAGGTGTCAGTTTCGGAGCTGCAGTGTGTGAGCATGTCTGTATGTCTATCAAGAATCAAGTGGGGAAAACCAGACGAATAAGGTTTTGCTGGGTTGTCAGAGAGTATGCTGAGATCGCGTGGGTGGCGGGTCAGTTGAGGCGATGTCAGGACATGGTCTCGGCGGATCAACTTCACATTGATATCTTTGTGACCAAAGCCCAACGAGTCAAGGACGACCTTGCACCTCCCAAGCCTGTCTTTGCTCGAGGCGCTCACTCCCGAGCAAATTCGTTCGATTCAGCTGCAAGTGAGATGAGCGCGGACTCTTCTACTGATCGAGATGAAGCGGTGGATAGCACGCTCATGGAGAGTTATGCGGATGTCATTGACTTGACGAATtatgaggatgaagaggatgtggatgacCCTGTGGAGAACCGGCTGTCTACCAAACTTGAACAACAGGGGAAACTGAGACGTGCGAGATCTCGAAAGTTTGCCAAACGGAAATCAGCAGCGAAACTTTCGCAAACACCATCTTACCCGCCATCGCGGTTCCAGTCAACATACTCGTATGATAACCCCGAGGAATCTTTTGCCCATGGCAATCAAGGGTATGGACACTCGCCTGCTAGCAGTCTCTACGATTCTTTCCACGAATCGCGTGGACATGCAGGTCATTCATCTATCGCCATGTCTCCTTCCGCTTCCCAATCCATGTTAATCCATTCTACTTCCCATTCTGTTCCCCAATCCATGTTATCCCCTTCCACTTCTATCTCCATGCTCCCCACTAGCCCTCCCTTCAACGCTTACCACGGCAACCATCAATCAGTCCGATCTATATCTGACTCGACGTATACCGCCAACGATCCATTTACGGGTGGCTCAAGCCAGGGACACGGAAGTCCGTCTGTCGGACATTCATCATTGACGGACGATACTCAGGTGGCTGTCCCTAATGATCCCTTTAGGGATATTCAAACTGCGCTTTCGAGGACATCACGAACGCAGAGTATGGTTCTTCTTGAGAATTCGGGAGCGGACCCAAAAGAAGACGCGGGGTTGTGGATTGATGAAGCGGATTACGCGGCAATGTGTGTGATGAGCGAGATGGCCAGAGCGGGAAAGCCGAAATTGTCAGCCgtgttggaggaggagattgagattGCGCAAGGTAGTTTAATTGTAGCAAGTAGGTCTCACGCTCATCGAATCTGTTTGCGAGGGTCAGTGCTGActttgacttttttttttccctaGCTTGCGGCCCAGTCACGCTTAACACTGTGGTCCGAAACCTTGTATCGAAGACCATTTCCCCATCACGTATCCGTCGTGGTGATAGGCGTGGCCATATTGTAGTGTATAGCGAAGATTACGAAGGGTGATGGATAATGAAGACATAGATGATTAACGTttcgatttttttttggcctAATTAGCATGCATAAAAGACATGAAATTATAGTACAACCGTCAACTATGAAAAAATCAAACGTCCTAATCGGTAACAAGTCACCTTGTTCAATcgtgaaaaaaaaaaaaaaaacaattacttcttcttcgatcgCGTAGCTGTTGCTGGTGCAGGAACATGTTCTTCTCCGTCATAAAAAACTGCGGTAACCACGACTCTTGTTCTTTTGAGATTATCAACAGGTCTTTGAGCATTCAACACATTGCCATGCTCGTCAAGAGGTACCTGGTTCATGATTCATTCATCAGCTCGATCCTTTGGTTGAACCGTTTACTCACTTTCGTCTTGATACAGCTTTTCaactcttcaccatccctttctttcccatCGTCCGACGACGACTTTGCACTCCCACTCGCGTTTCCATCATCCCTAATCACGGAGACGACCCTATCCCATCTcaactttttcttctcctcctcctcctcgccttgATCTTTTGCTTCGCTTGTCCTCCTCGCTCGCTTCAAAGGCCGATGGGGCGGCGGCGTCTTGTACGTccaatcatcatcgtccccTGGCGCTTTCACCAGCTCCAGCTTTTCAATCACCggcttctcctttttcttgtccttttccttttcctcctcgccgCTCTGTATCCCCATCCTTCGCTTCGCACGGGCTTCGCGGCTATTCTTCTTATCGgcctcatctctctccgaGGTTGTGCGGATTTTGGACGTGGGGCTGGGCGGCCGTGGACCGCGTTGACGGATGACTTTCCGGTCAATGGCGCAGTGGTAGACTTGGTTGCGTGCAGTATTGCGGGCGGTGGTCGTCTTGAGCTGTTTCTCGGTCAGAGCGGGGGGGAATGCGGTGGGGGtgggggtggtggtggtggggcGTTTAGAGGGTTTGGCGGATTTGGTGGATGACGAGGTGGACCGTTTGGAGCGGGCTGGGCGGTTgggtgatggggaagaagatgcggGTTGAGATGATACCTGCTGCTCGGTCCGAGATTCACTCATTGTGCCAGACGACCTCGTAGAGCTTTGCGGCGGGGAAAAAGGTGGGGTTGAGGTAGTGTCGGCTGACGTAGCGTCGGCGGCGGCTTCTGCATGTCGTGTGTGGCTGGCGGGAGGGCTATCATCCACTGGTTCTGGTACGGGGGGCACGGTTTCTTTGGGCGGCGGGGCGGTGTTGGTTTGGAGGGCGGTGATGGGCGGATGGACGGAGGCTGATAAGGGAGTAGGGGCCAGAGCGGCACAGCCAACACCCATGGAGAGCGAGAGCGGGAACATCCCTTGCCCCTGTCGCGGAGTCCCAAACCTCGGCGTACCAAACCTCGGCGTACCAAACCTCGGCGTCCCAAACCTCATTGGCGTCCCGAGCTTCCATACCAAAGATTAGTCCAATAACGAGATGCCAAGAATGAAATAATGAATCCTCACCTTTCTTGGGGTATGATTTTCACCCAACGGCTTTTTGTACATATTCTGCTTTGCTGGCGACTTGAGTGCGATCCTGCTCATACTCATCGTCGAATGATCTCCTCCCGCTGCGACTGAAAAGACGGGCGTTATCTCAAGGGGCGTAGCTGCTTCTCGGAATACACGGGCAGGCTGGCCGAGCAGCGGTTTGCCAAACGTGGCAGCCGGATGGGCATGCGACGGACGGGTGACGGACAGGGGGACGGCAGTCGGGTGTCTCGTGGCATGCGTCTGAGAAGACGCTGGGCGCTTGAGCGGGATTGAAGATGGGGGTGGGAGCATGCTTGTCGTCTTGGTAGGCAAGGTGGATTTAGGCCGGGGCAATGCCGTTTTGCTGGCTAACGCGGGTCTGGGGATGGTGCGGTTGACGGAGGATGATAAGGGGATAGTCGGTCTGGAGATGGGATGCGGTTTCTTGACCAGTCTCGGCTCGGGTCTCGGTTGGAGTGGCGGTAGGGTTTGTTTGGGCTTCTCCGTCGCTTCGATGACAGAATTCTCGGAAACGACTCTGGCGGAGGAAGTCGTATGCGATCCTGATACGCTTTTTGGTGCACCCGGGTTTATCCTAGCCAACACGGCCGAATCCAACTGGCCTCTGATTGCGCTCTTCAAGGCTGCCGCCTTCTTGGTGTCTACTgcagggggaggaggggcaTGTTTTGTTGTAGAGGCTTTGAGCGTTTTTGCGCCGCGTTGGACGAGGTCGGCAGGGGGTAACGCCGTGGCGCGGGATGGGGTCGCGATGGACAAGCTGGCTGGCTGGTGAGTGGGGCTTTCGAGGCTTGCCAGTTTGACCGAGGTAGTCTCTTGCTCTACGGGGGCGCTGAGTATGGGAGATGGCGGGAGATTACGACACGGTGAACCAACGTCTGCCCGGATAGAAGCAAAGTGATGCGAGGAGAGGACTGGAATGGCAACCGGACCAGCACGAGCTACTTCCAGTGGGGAGTCGAAATCCAACGGGTTTGATTCGTCTGATTGCAAGGGTGTCGATGACCTTGGATGCTCAGGCGAGCGATGTTCCTCGGCGACATGCTCGAGGTAAAACTCGTCGAGGATATCGAGACCTTGGAATATCGCGCCTGATTCTTGATCTGAAAAGTCGGACAGATGCAGTCCGCCCATGTTGAGCTGCGGGATGTCTGTATGGATAGTCAGCGCGAGGACATGCGAACAGACAAGACTTGCCTTGGTCGCTGCCTTGCAGGTCCAGTATGCCTTGTCTTTCCATGTAAAGCTCGTCTAGCGGGACTGCGTCTACAGGCCCTTGCACGCCAGCACAAGGTGGAACAGGGACATTTTCTTTATCGCTCGCTTCCTCTGCTGACTCGGACTCGTCGTCCCGCGGTGTGGACAGGTGCCATGTTTCAAACTTTAGAGTGAGGTCTGACGGATCTTGTCCTGCTTGACTGGGCGTCGATGCTGATGCTGGATGGCCGGATCTGGCGGGTGTCGAGCAGGACCCTTCATCGTCGCTCCACTGTGATGGATAGAGCCTCGCTGAATCTTGCGCCGAGAGGTTGAGGTTCTTCTGGTTTCTCTTGTCTGTTGGCAGAAGCAAGGTCTTTCTTCTCAGAAACTCTCGCGAATCCCGCTTCTTGACCCTGGGAATAAAAGGAGCTGGTGATTGGACGGCAGCCGAGAGCTTTGCCACCAGGTGGACTTCTTCCGGTTTGTGGGcgccgaagaagacggcCTCGTCGTCATCCGATGAGAGATCCTCGTCGTCTGTCCATGTGGAGTTGCCGTGGACGTGCAGGGGGCGGGGCGGGCAGGGTGGCGCGAGGGGTCCGGGTTGGAGGGCGGAcatgggatgggaagagggggCGTGGCTGGGTGCTGAAGACGGGAATGTGTAATAGTATAGTACTAGGGGGTTTGTGCCGTTTGTTTGGCTCAAAGCCAGCCGCGGCGGGGCGCTCCACTCCACTTTTAATCCCACGTCACTTGCGCCACGTGGCTGACGCGTGTGGCCACGTGCTCTGATCCGGGAGCTGCTGTTCGCCGGGGGATATGTGAGCAGAGCGACGCTCGGACCACTGCTGAGAGCAGCTGTTGGTATAATTTGTCCACGCCGCTGCCCGCCACGCAGCCCGCTTATGCGCCCCGCCCCCCGTTCCCCGCTATGAGCTCCCCCGGGCCACAGACCCGCCTCCCGCCCCCGCCGCAAGCCCCCCGCGGCTACCCAGACAGCGCCCTCCAGCCCGCCGCGCAGATCCCCCACACCCACCCACAGCCCGCAAACGCGCCCCCGCCCGGCGACCAGCACGGGCCCCCGAGCTCCAGCGCCGTGGCGTCCATGAGCTCGTCGCCGCGCGGCCGGAGAGCGCCCGCCCCCGCCGCGCTCGACCTTGGCCCACGCACAGACGGGAGCAGGTACGGCGCTGTCGGGCTCGGCCTCGGCGCAGGCCACGAAGCTGACGGCCGACGGGTGTTCACCGAGCCTGTGAGTTTTCCCGCCGT
It includes:
- a CDS encoding hypothetical protein (HMMPfam hit to Ferric_reduct, Ferric reductase like transmembrane component, score: 151.7, E(): 1.5e-42), which encodes MTVTGSTSAEVAASSYVPPYKATTSYAQSPEVTGSVTSALPADPTVSSGISGADYAASYLDAHMMSWPSYRYAYLFWIILAGLAAIYALSHHLRLSAGSLGAGYSKWGMRRKALGTKDGRRGTVLPSNNTMLSIAFLIILSVVLCLVGYDYINPSSTILNFASYRKRAFVPYGISKAFWTSGNRFGYMAFAMTPLVVLFALKAPPFAFLSLRPFTHLYSDKLALFHRAAAWLVWAFTTVHTILWTIQLFKDKRNGRAVWFTIWNSYHFIFGCIAYGLMTAVMVLSLKPVRKHGFEFFYIAHVVLVFLTIVCSIIHHPVLWFWMAGALILWGCERSVRLIRMTRINGIFGKNKYSALVAGRSYDQYSHRKQDFKQGDPYSTPQRDFGNPYTDKTPPKPLAMGHLPSGDLSDFGGTRGQNGYDEGSFQPLGSYDARHSDSDPAAVSPPYHERVQSVAHSIPPGLPAYMPTTIPIGHAQAQLLPSRTIRLTIRVARPFRWSPGQSVLLYLPELSWFQSHPFTILNNDPNEIMLLVKARKGLTRRLFNYVRQRSLAAVGINSVKDKRISLASMRTSNGENNLYVPPIFLKAWVDGPMGSSERVRWKDHSTVVVVCGGSGVSFGAANQVGKTRRIRFCWVVREYAEIAWVAGQLRRCQDMVSADQLHIDIFVTKAQRVKDDLAPPKPVFARGAHSRANSFDSAASEMSADSSTDRDEAVDSTLMESYADVIDLTNYEDEEDVDDPVENRLSTKLEQQGKLRRARSRKFAKRKSAAKLSQTPSYPPSRFQSTYSYDNPEESFAHGNQGYGHSPASSLYDSFHESRGHAGHSSIAMSPSASQSMLIHSTSHSVPQSMLSPSTSISMLPTSPPFNAYHGNHQSVRSISDSTYTANDPFTGGSSQGHGSPSVGHSSLTDDTQVAVPNDPFRDIQTALSRTSRTQSMVLLENSGADPKEDAGLWIDEADYAAMCVMSEMARAGKPKLSAVLEEEIEIAQGSLIVATCGPVTLNTVVRNLVSKTISPSRIRRGDRRGHIVVYSEDYEG